In Budorcas taxicolor isolate Tak-1 chromosome 16, Takin1.1, whole genome shotgun sequence, the following are encoded in one genomic region:
- the PUSL1 gene encoding LOW QUALITY PROTEIN: tRNA pseudouridine synthase-like 1 (The sequence of the model RefSeq protein was modified relative to this genomic sequence to represent the inferred CDS: inserted 1 base in 1 codon), which produces MGAGSVRARYLVYFQYLGTDFNGVAAVRGVQRAVGVQNYLEEAAERLNSVVPVKFTISSRTDAGVHALSNAAHLDIQRRSDLPPFSPEVLTEALNTHLKHPAIRVLQAFRVPSHFHARHAAISRTYLYRLATGCPRPDRLPVFERNRCWALQADCLDVAAMQEAAQHLLGTHDFSAFQSAGSPASSPVRTLRRASVSPDPASPFVLPEESRRLQFWSLEFESQSFLYKQVGSVXGVFPGGGAWGLSSCSSVCFGSQVRRMTAVLVAVGLGALMPAQVKAILESQDPLGKHQSRVAPAHGLFLKSVLYEGLG; this is translated from the exons ATGGGCGCGGGCTCGGTGCGGGCGCGCTACCTCGTGTACTTCCAGTATTTGGGAACGGACTTTAA CGGGGTCGCGGCCGTCCGAGGCGTCCAGCGCGCCGTCGGAGTCCAGAACTACCTGGAG GAGGCCGCAGAGCGGCTGAACTCGGTGGTGCCGGTAAAGTTCACCATTTCCAGCCGCACGGATGCTGGGGTCCACGCCCTAAGTAACGCGGCGCACCTGGACATCCAGCGCCGCTCAGATCTGCCACCCTTCTCCCCTGAGGTCCTGACGGAAGCCCTCAACACCCACCTGAAGCACCCTGCGATCAG GGTGCTACAGGCCTTCCGTGTACCCAGCCACTTCCATGCCCGCCATGCAGCCATATCCAGGACCTACCTGTACCGCCTAGCTACCGGCTGCCCTAGGCCTGACAGGCTGCCTGTATTTGAACGAAACCGGTGCTGGGCGCTTCAGGCAGA CTGCTTGGATGTGGCTGCCATGCAGGAAGCCGCCCAGCACCTCCTGGGGACACATGACTTCAGTGCCTTCCAGTCAGCTGGCAGCCCAGCCTCCAGCCCGGTGCGCACTTTGCGCCGGGCCTCTGTGTCCCCCGACCCCGCCAGCCCCTTTGTCCTCCCCGAGGAAAGCAG GCGGTTGCAGTTCTGGAGCCTGGAGTTTGAGAGCCAGTCCTTCCTGTACAAACAGGTGGGCTCCG CGGGGGTCTtccctgggggtggggcctggggcttGAGCAGCTGCAGCAGTGTTTGCTTTGGGTCACAGGTACGGAGAATGACTGCTGTACTTGTagctgtggggctgggggctttGATGCCTGCTCAGGTGAAAGCCATTCTGGAGAGCCAGGACCCCCTGGGGAAACACCAGAGCCGTGTGGCCCCTGCCCATGGCTTGTTCCTGAAGTCAGTGCTCTACGAAGGCCTTG GATGA